A single genomic interval of Microbulbifer variabilis harbors:
- the holA gene encoding DNA polymerase III subunit delta, which translates to MRINPQQLPQQLRKGLAPVYIISGDEPLLVQESCDQIRAAARQNGFAERELLHAEHNFDWGLLLASAGNMSLFAERKLIEVRAPSGKPGDKGSKALQEFAALASQDLILLLVLPKLDKSQLNSKWVKTLEQHGALVQIWPVSAQEMPHWINQRINAAGLSAEKEAIRILAERVEGNLLAASQEIEKLKLLNSDGTITVELLEQSVTSSARYSVFDLIDRALAGEAEKAIKTLQGLRSEGIEPPVVLWALTREMRSLLELMEKLNQGQQLARLVRIPKRQPLVQNALNRLTPNMLEALLLKARAVDSAIKGGNTHQSPWNGLMELTLNLSGQKSV; encoded by the coding sequence ATGCGTATTAATCCCCAACAGCTTCCCCAGCAACTACGGAAAGGGCTTGCGCCGGTTTATATTATCTCAGGCGATGAACCACTCCTGGTTCAGGAATCTTGCGACCAAATACGTGCGGCAGCGAGGCAGAATGGTTTCGCTGAGCGGGAACTTCTACATGCAGAGCATAATTTCGACTGGGGTTTATTACTTGCCTCAGCCGGAAATATGTCTCTTTTTGCAGAGAGGAAGCTTATCGAGGTACGCGCTCCCAGTGGAAAACCAGGGGATAAAGGCAGTAAAGCCTTACAGGAATTTGCCGCACTCGCCAGTCAGGATTTGATACTACTGCTGGTTTTGCCCAAGCTGGACAAATCACAACTCAATAGCAAATGGGTTAAAACACTTGAGCAGCATGGTGCTCTCGTACAAATTTGGCCTGTTAGCGCCCAGGAAATGCCACACTGGATCAACCAAAGGATCAATGCCGCAGGGCTATCTGCTGAGAAAGAAGCTATACGTATTCTCGCCGAAAGAGTAGAGGGTAATCTGCTCGCAGCAAGCCAAGAAATCGAAAAGCTCAAACTTTTAAATAGTGACGGGACAATAACGGTCGAACTGTTAGAGCAAAGTGTAACCAGCTCTGCGCGATACAGTGTTTTCGATTTAATTGACAGAGCTTTGGCAGGAGAAGCCGAGAAAGCGATCAAAACGCTACAAGGCTTACGCTCGGAAGGTATTGAGCCACCTGTGGTGCTCTGGGCCCTAACAAGAGAGATGCGCTCATTACTGGAACTAATGGAGAAACTCAATCAGGGCCAGCAACTAGCACGTTTAGTTCGCATCCCAAAACGCCAACCACTTGTACAAAATGCCTTAAACCGTCTAACTCCAAATATGCTGGAGGCTCTTCTTTTAAAAGCCAGAGCCGTGGATTCGGCGATCAAAGGTGGCAACACTCACCAGTCCCCATGGAATGGCCTTATGGAACTCACGCTTAATTTGAGTGGACAGAAAAGCGTTTAG
- the lptE gene encoding LPS assembly lipoprotein LptE, whose translation MKTFARRIVLLVTLVAIASCGWHLRGAPKNFPPGSTIYISSENPRSDIADEISRLLENGGVPVAPSPIEADYLLTIHKEIERKLTVAVDSEGRASEYELITSAIYSVRTHSGEVLLNKAQADVYRSLEWNVSEIVSKGEEERLLRAEMRRELISRMINRLRRIDVNAPLQDKSY comes from the coding sequence ATGAAAACATTTGCACGTCGTATCGTCCTGCTAGTTACCCTTGTGGCCATCGCCAGTTGCGGTTGGCACCTGCGGGGAGCGCCAAAAAACTTTCCTCCAGGCAGTACTATTTACATATCGAGTGAGAACCCTCGCAGTGATATTGCTGATGAAATTAGCCGTCTTCTGGAAAACGGCGGAGTCCCTGTTGCTCCATCCCCTATTGAAGCGGACTACCTACTCACCATTCATAAAGAAATAGAACGAAAATTAACTGTTGCCGTGGATTCTGAAGGGCGGGCTTCCGAGTACGAGCTGATTACCAGCGCGATTTATAGTGTGCGTACACACAGTGGCGAAGTACTGCTAAATAAAGCTCAGGCCGATGTCTATAGATCATTGGAGTGGAACGTTTCAGAAATAGTCAGTAAGGGAGAAGAGGAACGCCTCTTACGCGCGGAAATGCGCCGCGAGTTGATTAGCCGAATGATCAATCGTTTGCGCCGTATTGATGTCAATGCCCCCTTGCAAGATAAGAGCTACTAG
- a CDS encoding zinc ribbon-containing protein has protein sequence MTKEPKLPPKDDLADEFREDLEDLIEGELAVEDLTANKVAFLRAWLKDDLHRAGDYMRGLGGELITLEERGGDWLLNAADPTETAWPNLMRCIREGKPWALAGEIVGADEELQCLGCGYLAQPPENSQITPCHRCGYGCFRQIEGGLEY, from the coding sequence GTGACGAAGGAACCGAAGTTACCGCCGAAGGACGATCTGGCCGATGAGTTTCGTGAAGACCTGGAGGATTTGATTGAGGGAGAGCTGGCAGTTGAGGACCTGACCGCAAATAAGGTCGCTTTTCTTCGCGCCTGGTTAAAAGATGATCTGCATCGAGCCGGGGATTATATGCGCGGTCTGGGAGGGGAGCTGATTACTCTGGAAGAGCGCGGGGGGGACTGGTTGCTGAACGCGGCGGACCCGACAGAAACGGCTTGGCCCAATCTTATGCGCTGTATCCGTGAGGGCAAGCCCTGGGCCCTTGCGGGTGAGATAGTGGGGGCCGACGAGGAACTGCAATGTCTGGGGTGTGGTTATCTCGCTCAGCCGCCGGAGAATAGTCAAATTACACCCTGTCACCGCTGTGGCTATGGTTGCTTCAGGCAAATAGAAGGCGGCCTTGAGTATTGA
- the leuS gene encoding leucine--tRNA ligase: MEEQYNPSAVEASAQEFWEAEKSFEVKEDTGREKFYCLSMFPYPSGKLHMGHVRNYTITDVISRYQRMQGKNVLHPMGWDAFGLPAENAAIQNKTAPAKWTYANIDYMKGQLKALGFGFDWSRELATCQPSYYRWEQWFFTRLYEKGLVYKKNSAVNWCPNDQTVLANEQVEDGACWRCGTTVERRELAQWFIKITDYAEELLKDLDKLPEWPEQVRTMQRNWIGKSRGVELSFSLPTTVAGMDHFDVYTTRPDTLMGVTYVSLAAEHPIALELAETNPELKTFISECKKQSLSEADMATMDKRGMDTGLKAIHPISGEEVSVWVANYVLMDYGSGAVMAVPAHDQRDWEFAHKYQLPLTQVIAPADGQEIDLNKEAFTEKGKLVNSGNFDGLDFDGAFTAISEVLIAADKGRVTTNYRLRDWGVSRQRYWGAPIPMFNLADGGEIPVPAEKLPILLPEDVELDGVQSPIKADPEWRKDELNGTPVERETDTFDTFMESSWYYARYTCPDFEEGMLDPDRANYWLPVDQYVGGIEHAILHLLYARFFHKLMRDEGLVNSDEPFKQLLCQGMVLAESFYKEENGHKTWINPADVDVERDEKGKPIKAVERATGEEVIAGGVVKMSKSKNNGIDPHAAVKEYGADTVRLFTMFAAPPEQTLEWHDAGVEGASRFLRKLWKTVHAHVAVSTSSAQIDQQSLSDQQQQLRRKTHETIQKVGDDYGRRQTFNTAIAAVMELLNEVGKLADRSNEQGLAVEREALQAAVLLLAPVTPHICHQLWQILGNNNTLIDAPWPVVDEKALVRTSITLVVQVNGKVRAKLDAPADADKEGLEKLALADENVQKFIGDATVRKVIVVPGKLVNIVAK, translated from the coding sequence ATGGAAGAGCAGTACAACCCCTCCGCAGTCGAAGCTTCCGCCCAGGAATTCTGGGAGGCAGAGAAAAGCTTTGAGGTAAAGGAAGATACCGGCAGGGAAAAGTTCTACTGCCTATCCATGTTCCCCTACCCCAGCGGCAAGCTGCACATGGGCCATGTGCGCAATTACACCATTACCGATGTTATTTCCCGCTATCAGCGTATGCAGGGTAAGAATGTCCTGCACCCCATGGGCTGGGATGCCTTCGGCTTACCGGCTGAAAATGCTGCGATCCAGAATAAAACCGCGCCAGCAAAATGGACCTACGCCAATATTGATTATATGAAGGGGCAACTGAAAGCTCTCGGATTTGGCTTCGACTGGTCCCGCGAGCTAGCCACCTGCCAGCCATCCTATTATCGCTGGGAGCAATGGTTCTTCACCCGTCTCTATGAAAAGGGCCTGGTCTACAAGAAAAACTCCGCGGTGAACTGGTGCCCCAATGACCAGACCGTGCTCGCCAACGAACAGGTTGAAGATGGTGCCTGTTGGCGCTGCGGCACTACCGTGGAGAGGCGCGAGCTGGCCCAGTGGTTTATCAAGATCACTGACTACGCAGAAGAGCTGCTCAAGGACCTGGATAAGCTGCCGGAGTGGCCCGAGCAGGTGCGCACCATGCAGCGCAACTGGATCGGCAAGAGCCGAGGTGTGGAGCTGAGCTTTAGCCTGCCCACCACTGTGGCTGGTATGGATCACTTCGATGTTTACACCACCCGCCCAGACACCCTGATGGGCGTCACCTATGTATCCCTCGCCGCTGAACACCCAATCGCTCTGGAGTTAGCAGAGACTAACCCCGAACTGAAAACATTTATCTCTGAGTGCAAAAAGCAATCTCTGTCTGAAGCCGATATGGCCACAATGGACAAGAGAGGCATGGACACCGGTCTCAAGGCCATTCATCCCATCAGCGGGGAGGAAGTCTCTGTCTGGGTAGCCAACTATGTTCTGATGGATTATGGCTCTGGCGCGGTGATGGCAGTACCCGCCCACGATCAACGCGACTGGGAGTTCGCACACAAGTATCAGTTGCCTTTGACTCAAGTCATAGCGCCCGCCGATGGCCAGGAAATCGATCTCAACAAAGAAGCCTTCACCGAAAAAGGCAAACTGGTGAACTCCGGCAATTTTGATGGTCTGGATTTTGATGGTGCCTTTACCGCGATTTCCGAAGTTTTAATAGCAGCAGACAAAGGCCGTGTGACCACCAATTATCGCCTGCGCGATTGGGGTGTATCCCGCCAGCGCTACTGGGGTGCCCCTATCCCCATGTTCAACCTCGCAGATGGTGGAGAAATCCCGGTGCCCGCCGAGAAACTCCCTATTTTACTGCCGGAAGATGTGGAGCTGGACGGTGTTCAGTCCCCCATTAAAGCCGATCCCGAGTGGCGCAAAGACGAACTCAATGGTACGCCGGTCGAGCGTGAGACCGACACTTTTGACACTTTTATGGAGTCCAGCTGGTACTACGCTCGCTATACCTGCCCAGACTTCGAAGAGGGCATGCTCGACCCCGATCGCGCCAACTACTGGCTACCTGTCGACCAATATGTAGGTGGTATTGAGCACGCCATCCTGCACCTTCTCTACGCGCGCTTTTTCCACAAATTGATGCGGGATGAGGGCTTGGTCAACAGCGATGAACCCTTCAAGCAGCTTTTGTGCCAGGGCATGGTGTTGGCTGAATCCTTCTACAAGGAAGAAAACGGCCATAAAACCTGGATCAACCCCGCCGATGTTGATGTCGAGCGGGATGAGAAAGGAAAACCCATCAAGGCAGTTGAGCGCGCAACAGGTGAAGAAGTAATTGCCGGTGGCGTTGTGAAGATGTCCAAGTCAAAAAACAATGGCATCGATCCCCATGCTGCTGTTAAAGAATACGGTGCCGATACTGTACGCCTGTTCACAATGTTTGCAGCTCCGCCCGAGCAAACTTTGGAGTGGCACGATGCCGGCGTGGAGGGAGCCAGCCGCTTCCTGCGAAAGCTCTGGAAAACTGTACACGCACATGTTGCTGTAAGCACTAGCAGCGCTCAGATTGACCAACAGTCTTTGAGCGATCAGCAACAACAATTACGCCGTAAAACCCACGAGACAATTCAGAAGGTTGGCGACGACTACGGACGCCGTCAAACTTTCAACACGGCTATTGCCGCAGTGATGGAGCTTCTCAATGAGGTTGGTAAACTGGCGGATCGCAGTAATGAGCAGGGGCTGGCAGTGGAGAGAGAGGCTCTACAGGCAGCTGTCTTACTACTGGCTCCGGTAACTCCGCATATTTGCCACCAACTGTGGCAAATCCTGGGCAATAACAACACCTTAATTGATGCTCCCTGGCCAGTAGTAGATGAAAAGGCTCTGGTGCGTACCTCAATTACTTTGGTCGTTCAAGTCAATGGCAAAGTACGTGCAAAGCTGGATGCGCCTGCTGATGCGGACAAAGAGGGCTTGGAAAAACTCGCCCTAGCCGACGAAAACGTCCAGAAATTTATTGGCGATGCCACCGTACGCAAAGTCATCGTTGTGCCAGGCAAACTGGTAAATATTGTCGCGAAGTAA
- a CDS encoding YdcF family protein — MIELYKIAVNLLMPPLAPMLGLLAAFLIRFFPEGSLLEKLSLPLAILSFCLLWLSATPAFSSWIGKRLGVVADLPDTEAAPRAVVILGGGVYRDNQQGYEYLSASSLERVIWVAKHVPRNMPILVSGGRVSPDEHVSEAELMAKMLDEMSRPVSWREACSRTTAENAVNSAEILRNSDVGTIVLATHWWHMPRAAAVFTRAGLKVQPLSVGSASELESREKGGVLNWVPSAEALLRTQAYWRELLAQAWYQYRPLPQAKKC; from the coding sequence TTGATTGAGCTGTATAAAATAGCGGTCAATTTGTTGATGCCACCACTGGCGCCAATGCTGGGGCTGCTGGCGGCATTCTTGATACGCTTTTTTCCTGAAGGCTCTTTGCTGGAGAAATTGTCCCTGCCATTGGCGATCCTCTCATTTTGTCTGCTCTGGCTTAGTGCTACTCCGGCTTTTTCAAGCTGGATCGGTAAGCGATTGGGCGTTGTAGCAGATTTACCTGATACAGAGGCAGCTCCAAGGGCTGTGGTGATCCTCGGAGGCGGTGTTTACCGGGATAATCAGCAAGGCTATGAGTACCTATCTGCGTCCAGTTTGGAGAGGGTGATCTGGGTAGCAAAGCATGTCCCAAGGAATATGCCAATTTTGGTGTCCGGCGGTCGTGTTTCACCGGATGAGCATGTCTCTGAGGCAGAGTTAATGGCGAAAATGTTGGATGAGATGTCCCGCCCAGTGAGTTGGCGCGAAGCTTGCAGTCGAACTACCGCAGAGAACGCGGTAAATAGCGCGGAGATATTGCGCAATTCAGATGTGGGAACTATTGTGCTCGCCACTCACTGGTGGCACATGCCCAGGGCTGCGGCAGTTTTTACCCGCGCAGGCCTAAAGGTACAGCCTTTATCAGTGGGCAGTGCTTCTGAGTTAGAGTCAAGGGAAAAGGGTGGGGTATTAAATTGGGTTCCCAGTGCTGAGGCGCTGCTGCGGACTCAGGCCTATTGGCGGGAACTATTGGCACAAGCCTGGTATCAATATCGACCACTGCCACAGGCCAAAAAGTGCTGA